One segment of Brassica napus cultivar Da-Ae chromosome C3, Da-Ae, whole genome shotgun sequence DNA contains the following:
- the LOC106411710 gene encoding putative F-box protein At3g23260 isoform X1, translating to MQLTSLPRDLLEIILSKVPDTPLARFRTTSKRWNIMLSSEGFVKKHSANAPKDESLCIALINSRVHLVRINLREPSVKVAIHPFYLKDPLSNSSQVDIRNVSHCDGLLLCSTEDDRLVVWDPYSGETKWIKPRDRYKDSDYFALGFDNKSSCKQYKILRVDRNHILPVKYVCEVYDFTSDSWRVLGTATDWYIPDYRHGISMKGNTYWLAMRMVKPDTEFILGFDFSKETFQCLSRPHPSLGLTALSVVKEEQLCLLVFLLPDFLMGADASSSELQVWVTTSTGSWNKSLAVIGLDGYRDMFKDMLPRGISFLADEQKKVVMCLNRENNFNILRENKHILKEHLGGGSKCISSPAVLMNYPPSLARIRQDTFLKGRKRKAESI from the coding sequence ATGCAGTTGACAAGCCTTCCGAGGGATTTGTTAGAGATTATACTCTCTAAGGTTCCGGATACACCTCTGGCACGATTCCGAACAACATCGAAACGATGGAACATTATGTTGAGTTCTGAGGGCTTTGTTAAGAAACATTCTGCCAATGCACCAAAGGATGAGTCTCTGTGTATCGCGTTGATTAACTCTAGGGTTCACTTAGTAAGGATCAATCTCCGTGAACCATCTGTTAAGGTTGCAATTCATCCATTCTACCTTAAAGATCCACTTTCCAATTCTTCACAAGTCGATATACGTAACGTATCACACTGCGATGGCTTATTGCTATGTAGCACAGAGGACGATAGACTCGTGGTTTGGGATCCGTATTCAGGTGAAACCAAGTGGATTAAACCTAGAGATAGATACAAGGATAGCGACTACTTTGCTCTTGGTTTCGACAACAAATCCTCTTGCAAGCAATACAAAATCTTGAGGGTGGATCGTAACCATATACTACCAGTAAAATATGTCTGCGAGGTCTATGACTTCACCTCTGATTCCTGGAGAGTTCTTGGTACGGCTACTGATTGGTATATACCAGATTATCGTCATGGCATATCTATGAAGGGAAATACATATTGGCTTGCTATGCGAATGGTGAAGCCAGATACTGAATTCATACTAGGTTTTGATTTTTCAAAAGAGACGTTTCAGTGTCTGTCTCGTCCTCATCCTTCTCTTGGACTTACCGCTTTATCAGTGGTTAAAGAAGAGCAACTTTGTCTGTTAGTTTTTCTCCTTCCCGATTTTTTAATGGGGGCGGATGCATCTTCATCAGAACTACAAGTATGGGTGACAACTAGTACTGGATCATGGAATAAGTCTCTAGCAGTTATAGGCCTTGATGGATATAGAGATATGTTTAAAGATATGCTTCCTAGAGGGATAAGTTTCTTGGCAGACGAGCAGAAAAAAGTTGTAATGTGTTTGAACCGCGAAAACAACTTCAATATTCTGCGagaaaataaacacatattgaAGGAACATCTTGGTGGCGGTTCTAAATGCATATCATCTCCCGCAGTTCTTATGAATTATCCTCCAAGTTTGGCTAGAATCCGACAAGATACATTTCTTAAGGGACGCAAAAGGAAAGCGGAAAGCATATGA
- the LOC106411710 gene encoding putative F-box protein At3g23260 isoform X2, whose product MLSSEGFVKKHSANAPKDESLCIALINSRVHLVRINLREPSVKVAIHPFYLKDPLSNSSQVDIRNVSHCDGLLLCSTEDDRLVVWDPYSGETKWIKPRDRYKDSDYFALGFDNKSSCKQYKILRVDRNHILPVKYVCEVYDFTSDSWRVLGTATDWYIPDYRHGISMKGNTYWLAMRMVKPDTEFILGFDFSKETFQCLSRPHPSLGLTALSVVKEEQLCLLVFLLPDFLMGADASSSELQVWVTTSTGSWNKSLAVIGLDGYRDMFKDMLPRGISFLADEQKKVVMCLNRENNFNILRENKHILKEHLGGGSKCISSPAVLMNYPPSLARIRQDTFLKGRKRKAESI is encoded by the coding sequence ATGTTGAGTTCTGAGGGCTTTGTTAAGAAACATTCTGCCAATGCACCAAAGGATGAGTCTCTGTGTATCGCGTTGATTAACTCTAGGGTTCACTTAGTAAGGATCAATCTCCGTGAACCATCTGTTAAGGTTGCAATTCATCCATTCTACCTTAAAGATCCACTTTCCAATTCTTCACAAGTCGATATACGTAACGTATCACACTGCGATGGCTTATTGCTATGTAGCACAGAGGACGATAGACTCGTGGTTTGGGATCCGTATTCAGGTGAAACCAAGTGGATTAAACCTAGAGATAGATACAAGGATAGCGACTACTTTGCTCTTGGTTTCGACAACAAATCCTCTTGCAAGCAATACAAAATCTTGAGGGTGGATCGTAACCATATACTACCAGTAAAATATGTCTGCGAGGTCTATGACTTCACCTCTGATTCCTGGAGAGTTCTTGGTACGGCTACTGATTGGTATATACCAGATTATCGTCATGGCATATCTATGAAGGGAAATACATATTGGCTTGCTATGCGAATGGTGAAGCCAGATACTGAATTCATACTAGGTTTTGATTTTTCAAAAGAGACGTTTCAGTGTCTGTCTCGTCCTCATCCTTCTCTTGGACTTACCGCTTTATCAGTGGTTAAAGAAGAGCAACTTTGTCTGTTAGTTTTTCTCCTTCCCGATTTTTTAATGGGGGCGGATGCATCTTCATCAGAACTACAAGTATGGGTGACAACTAGTACTGGATCATGGAATAAGTCTCTAGCAGTTATAGGCCTTGATGGATATAGAGATATGTTTAAAGATATGCTTCCTAGAGGGATAAGTTTCTTGGCAGACGAGCAGAAAAAAGTTGTAATGTGTTTGAACCGCGAAAACAACTTCAATATTCTGCGagaaaataaacacatattgaAGGAACATCTTGGTGGCGGTTCTAAATGCATATCATCTCCCGCAGTTCTTATGAATTATCCTCCAAGTTTGGCTAGAATCCGACAAGATACATTTCTTAAGGGACGCAAAAGGAAAGCGGAAAGCATATGA